A window of the Archocentrus centrarchus isolate MPI-CPG fArcCen1 chromosome 9, fArcCen1, whole genome shotgun sequence genome harbors these coding sequences:
- the LOC115785555 gene encoding uncharacterized protein LOC115785555, which translates to MATGDAFKVSSLKGKVTLITGASSGIGAGTSVLFAKLGALLALNGRDVENLNKVAKQCTECGAAEPLLVPGDLTDEEIVKKTVEQTVAHFGRLDVLVNSAGILAMGSIETTDLAQYDKVMNVNVRSVYHLTQLCVPHLIKTKGSIVNVSSVNGQRSFPGVLAYCMSKAAIDQFTRCIALELACKQVRVNSVCPGVIITDVHKRAGLNEEQYVQFLDKCKQTHALGRPGEVEEVAHSIAFLASDAASFITGVNLPIDGGRHAMCPR; encoded by the exons ATGGCCACAGGTGATGCATTTAAA GTGTCTTCTCTGAAGGGGAAAGTGACGCTGATAACTGGTGCCAGCTCGGGGATCGGAGCAGGTACGAGCGTCCTGTTCGCTAAACTCGGAGCTCTCCTGGCTCTGAACGGCCGCGACGTGGAAAACCTCAACAAAGTAGCCAAACAGTGCACAGAGTGTGGAGCCGCTGAG ccCCTGCTTGTTCCTGGAGACCTGACTGATGAGGAGATCGTGAAAAAGACGGTGGAGCAAACTGTCGCTCACTTTGGCCGGCTGGATGTGCTGGTCAACAGTGCTGGCATCCTGGCAATGGGCAGTATCGAGACAACAGATCTGGCTCAGTATGACAAGGTTATGAACGTCAACGTGAG ATCTGTATACCACCTGACCCAACTTTGTGTACCGCACCTGATCAAGACCAAAGGCTCCATCGTCAATGTATCCAGTGTGAACGGACAGAGATCA TTTCCTGGTGTGTTGGCCTATTGCATGTCCAAGGCTGCTATTGACCAGTTTACACGTTGTATAGCACTTG aGCTGGCATGCAAGCAGGTTAGAGTGAACTCTGTCTG CCCTGGTGTGATCATCACAGACGTCCACAAGAGAGCAGGACTAAATGAGGAGCAGTATGTCCAg TTTCTTGATAAGTGTAAGCAGACCCACGCCCTCGGTCGACCAGGTGAGGTGGAAGAAGTGGCCCACAGCATTGCTTTCCTGGCTTCTGACGCTGCCAGCTTCATTACTGGAGTCAACCTGCCCATTGATGGTGGTCGTCACGCCATGTGCCCAAGATAA
- the ppil3 gene encoding peptidyl-prolyl cis-trans isomerase-like 3 has translation MAVTLHTDLGEIKIELFCERTPKACENFLALCASGFYNGCVFHRNIKGFMVQTGDPTGTGKGGTSIWGRKFEDEFSEHLKHNVRGVVSMANNGPNTNGSQFFFTYAKQPHLDMKYTVFGKIIDGLETLDELEKLPVNEKTFRPLTETRIKDVTIHANPFAG, from the exons ATG GCTGTTACTCTTCACACAgatctaggagaaattaaaattGAACTGTTCTGCGAGCGCACACCGAAGGCATGTGAG aaCTTTCTTGCTTTGTGTGCCAGCGGATTCTACAATGGCTGCGTCTTTCACCGAAATATAAAAGGCTTCATGGTTCAGACTGGAGATCCTACAG GCACAGGTAAAGGAGGAACAAGCATATGGGGGCGTAAATTTGAAGATGAGTTCAGTGAACACCTAAAA CATAATGTAAGAGGAGTGGTTTCCATGGCAAACAACGGCCCCAACACGAATGGCTCTCAGTTTTTCTTTACCTATGCCAAACAGCCTCATCTGGACATGAAGTACACAGTCTTTGGAAA GATCATCGATGGCTTGGAAacactggatgagctggagaagcTGCCTGTGAATGAAAAGACGTTCCGACCGCTGACTGAAACCCGGATAAAGGACGTGACCATTCATGCTAACCCTTTTGCTGGATAG
- the lrrc8ab gene encoding volume-regulated anion channel subunit LRRC8A, with product MIPITELRYFVDTQPAYRILKPWWDVFTDYISIVMLMISVFGGTLQVTQDKMICLPCKWVVNETCKKNFNSTLTSSLFMEPKGIQYDLDRHQYNYVDAVCYENTLHWFAKYFPYLVLLHTLIFLACSNFWFKFPRTSSKLEHFVSILLKCFDSPWTTRALSETVVEESDPKPMKMNGSVDHKESVISEDVEASVPMLQKTKSRFEQGIVDRTETGVLDKKEGEQAKALFEKVKKFRIHVEEGDIVYRLYIRQTIIKVIKFILIICYTGYYVHDIQFSVDCSVKIESLTGYSVYRCAHPLATLFKILACFYISLVVVYGLICMYTLFWMLRRSLKKYSFESIREESSYSDIPDVKNDFAFMLHMIDQYDPLYSKRFAVFLSEVSENKLRQLNLNNEWTLDKLRQRITKNSQEKLELHLFMLSGIPDTVFDLMELEVLKLELIPDVTIPPIIAQLVNLREMWLYHTPAKIEAPALAFLRENLKSLHIKFTDIKEIPLWIYSLKNLSELHLTGNLSAENNPYIVIDGLRELKRLKVLRLKSNLTKLPQVVTDVGMHLQKLSINNEGTKLMVLNSLKKMVNLTELELIRCDLERIPHSIFSLHNLQEIDLKDNNLKTIEEIISFQHLHRLVCLKLWYNQIAYIPIQIGTLINLEKLYLNRNKIEKIPSHLFYCRKLRFLDLSHNNLTYIPTDIGFLQNLQHLAVTANRIENLPNELFQCKKLRTLNLGNNCLQSLPSRFGELTALIQLELRGNRLECLPVELGECRQLKRTGLVVEEDLFNTLPTEVKEQLWKADKEQA from the exons ATGATCCCCATCACAGAGCTGCGGTACTTTGTGGACACACAGCCAGCTTACCGCATTCTGAAACCTTGGTGGGATGTCTTCACTGACTATATCTCCATTGTTATGCTCATGATTTCTGTGTTTGGGGGGACACTGCAGGTGACCCAGGATAAGATGATCTGCTTGCCCTGTAAATGGGTGGTCAATGAGACCTGCAAGAAGAACTTCAATTCAACCCTGACGTCATCACTGTTCATGGAGCCCAAAGGGATCCAGTATGATTTGGACCGCCACCAGTACAATTATGTTGATGCTGTGTGTTATGAAAATACATTGCACTGGTTTGCCAAGTATTTTCCCTACCTAGTATTACTCCACACCCTTATTTTCCTAGCTTGCAGCAACTTTTGGTTTAAATTTCCACGGACTAGCTCCAAACTAGAGCATTTTGTATCTATTTTGCTAAAATGCTTTGACTCCCCATGGACAACCAGGGCACTATCGGAGACAGTGGTTGAAGAAAGTGACCCAAAACCAATGAAAATGAACGGCTCAGTGGACCACAAGGAATCTGTAATAAGTGAAGATGTAGAAGCAAGTGTTCCTATGCTTCAAAAGACAAAGTCACGTTTTGAGCAAGGCATTGTAGATAGAACAGAAACAGGAGTTTTGGACAAGAAAGAGGGTGAACAGGCAAAAGCGCTGTttgaaaaagtgaagaaattCCGCATACATGTGGAAGAAGGAGACATTGTATACAGACTGTACATTCGCCAGACTATCATCAAAGTCATCAAGTTTATTTTGATAATCTGCTACACAGGGTATTATGTCCACGATATTCAATTTAGTGTTGACTGTTCGGTAAAAATAGAGAGCCTGACTGGTTACAGCGTGTATCGTTGTGCTCACCCACTCgccacactttttaaaatcttagCCTGTTTCTACATTAGTTTAGTGGTGGTGTATGGTTTGATCTGCATGTACACACTTTTCTGGATGCTTCGGCGCTCCCTAAAAAAGTACTCCTTTGAGTCAATCCGGGAAGAGAGCAGCTACAGTGACATACCTGATGTGAAGAATGACTTTGCATTCATGTTGCACATGATAGATCAGTATGATCCTCTGTATTCTAAACGCTTTGCCGTATTCCTCTCAGAAGTGAGCGAAAATAAGCTGAGGCAGCTCAACCTCAACAATGAGTGGACACTGGATAAGCTTAGGCAGAGGATAACTAAGAACTCTCAGGAGAAGTTGGAGTTGCACCTTTTCATGCTTAGTGGCATTCCAGATACAGTGTTTGATCTGATGGAGTTGGAGGTTCTTAAACTGGAGCTAATCCCAGATGTTACCATTCCCCCAATCATTGCCCAGCTGGTTAACCTGCGAGAGATGTGGCTTTATCACACCCCGGCCAAAATCGAAGCTCCAGCGTTGGCTTTTTTGCGTGAAAACCTAAAGTCTCTGCACATCAAGTTCACTGACATCAAAGAAATCCCGTTATGGATCTACAGTTTGAAGAATCTCAGTGAGCTCCATTTGACAGGTAATCTCAGTGCAGAAAATAACCCTTACATCGTCATCGATGGGCTCCGGGAGCTCAAGAGGCTCAAGGTTCTTCGCCTGAAGAGCAATCTCACTAAGCTACCTCAAGTGGTCACTGATGTGGGCATGCACCTCCAGAAGTTGTCCATCAATAATGAAGGAACCAAGTTGATGGTGCTCAATAGCCTGAAGAAGATGGTAAACCTGACAGAACTAGAGCTCATTCGCTGCGATCTTGAACGCATACCACACTCAATCTTCAGTTTGCACAACTTGCAGGAGATTGACCTGAAGGATAACAATCTGAAGACCATCGAGGAGATCATCAGCTTCCAGCATCTTCATCGCTTGGTCTGCCTTAAGCTCTGGTACAACCAGATTGCCTACATTCCTATTCAGATTGGCACCCTAATTAACCTGGAGAAGCTGTACCTGAACAGAAACAAGATTGAGAAGATCCCCAGCCACTTGTTCTACTGCCGCAAGCTGCGCTTCTTGGATTTGAGCCATAACAACCTAACCTATATCCCAACAGACATTGGCTTCCTCCAAAATCTTCAGCACCTGGCAGTGACAGCCAACAGG ATTGAGAACCTTCCCAATGAACTCTTCCAGTGCAAGAAGCTTCGCACTTTGAACTTGGGAAACAATTGCCTGCAGTCACTACCATCACGGTTTGGAGAGTTGACTGCGTTGATACAGCTCGAGCTTCGAGGAAACCGCCTGGAGTGTCTGCCAGTGGAGCTGGGAGAGTGCCGACAGCTGAAAAGAACTGGTCTTGTGGTGGAAGAGGATCTGTTCAACACACTGCCCACAGAGGTCAAGGAACAGCTATGGAAAGCTGATAAAGAACAAGCTTAA